The Plasmodium berghei ANKA genome assembly, chromosome: 12 genome contains a region encoding:
- a CDS encoding AP-1 complex subunit beta, putative, with translation MSDLRYFQTTKKGEIHELKEELHSSHKEKKKEAIKKIIAAMTVGKDVSMLFSDVVNCMQTSNIELKKLVYLYVINYAKVQPELAILAVNTFRKDSSDPNPLIRALAIRTMGCIRLEQITEYLIEPLRRCLKDEDPYVRKTAVICIAKLYDISPKLVEEEGFIDTLLNILDDNNAMVVANAIISLTDICENSNKNILKDIINKDENNVNKLLNAINECVEWGQVFILDALVLYEPKNSKDAERALERILPRLSHANSAVVLSSIKVILSLLDKINDKEFVKNVHKKLSPSLVTLLSSEPEIQYIALRNINFITQKFPHMLSDKINMFFCKYNEPAYVKMEKLDIIIRLVTDKNVDLVLYELKEYSTEVDVEFVKKSVRAIGNCAIKLPQSSEKCINILLDLIDTKISYITQECVIVIKDIFRKYPNKYESIITILCENLELLDDSNAKASLIWIIGEYIERIDNAHELIESFLENFLDEPYNVQLQILTSSVKLFLKSSKNTKDIITKVLKMSTEESDNPDLRDRAYIYWRLLSKDVEAAKKIILTEKPPIHEDNVITDTKFLNKLIKNISMLSSIYHKLPETFIVKRNNNDNDDNSIYDENYETNDENLDSFDNFNIAKIKKKMEKHKHDTSSSPNRKSNHSRSSSPSYNNSSASDDYKDDAYDNKQNIDLIELNEDGNTNNNIDDSKQKKTPPPVKLTQVLSPEDAGVKGQRGLSIMASINRLDGKICLKIAVSNETPNPLIVSGVQINKNSFGLSSPNPIDNYNIFMEETKEILVLLAPNILNSNTPPTFPLFLQVAIRTNIDIFYFNVPYDIFIVFVENFNMEKDIFKKKWKLIEDSKESILMATSPIVITSDILIKRMKIFNINLIARRASNNMEMYYFACLTTNNLVILSEVIIQEETRAVKLCVRTDSISVIPLYKMLFIKAFSLTVSHS, from the exons atgtcGGATTTAAGATATTTCCAAACCACAAAAAAAGGCGAAATACATGAGCTCAAAGAAGAGCTACATTCAAGccataaagaaaaaaaaaaagaagctatcaaaaaaataattgctGCAATGACAGTAGGTAAAGATGTATCCATGCTTTTTTCAGATGTTGTTAATTGCATGCAAACATCAAATATtgagttaaaaaaattagtatatttatatgtaatCAATTATGCTAAAGTACAACCAGAATTAGCAATTCTAGCAGTTAATACATTTAGAAAAGACTCATCTGATCCTAACCCACTCATTAGAGCATTAGCAATTAGAACGATGGGATGTATAAGATTAGAACAAATCACAGAATATTTAATTGAACCTTTACGACGATGTTTAAAAGATGAAGATCCATATGTTAGAAAAACTGCAGTTATATGTATTGCAAAACTATATGATATATCACCAAAATTAGTAGAAGAAGAGGGATTCATAGATACGCTACTTAACATCTTAGATGACAACAATGCAATGGTAGTAGCTAATGCAATAATATCTCTAACTGATATATGcgaaaattcaaataaaaatatattaaaagatattataaataaagatgaaaataatgttaataaattattaaatgcTATCAATGAATGTGTTGAATGGGGTcaagtttttattttagaTGCTTTAGTTTTATATGAACCCAAAAATAGTAAAGATGCAGAAAGGGCTCTAGAAAGAATATTACCTAGATTATCACATGCAAACTCAGCAGTTGTTCTATCTTCAATCAAAGTTATATTATCACTAttagataaaataaatgataaagaatttgtaaaaaatgttcataaaaaattaagcCCATCTTTAGTTACTTTATTATCATCTGAACCAgaaatacaatatatagcattaagaaatattaattttattactcAAAAATTTCCTCATATGCTTTcagataaaataaatatgttctTTTGCAAATATAATGAGCCAGCTTATGTTAAAATGGAAAAGTTAGATATTATTATTCGATTAGTTACAGATAAAAATGTTGATTTAGTTTTATATGAACTTAAAGAATATTCAACAGAAGTAGATGTAgaatttgttaaaaaaagtgTAAGAGCAATAGGAAATTGTGCAATCAAATTACCACAATCCAGtgaaaaatgtataaatattcttCTTGATCTTATTGATACTAAAATTAGTTATATAACACAAGAATGTGTTATTGTAattaaagatatatttagaaaatatcCAAACAAATATGAAAGTATTATAACCATATTATGTGAAAATCTAGAATTATTAGATGATTCAAATGCAAAAGCATCTCTTATTTGGATTATAGGCGAATATATTGAACGTATAGATAATGCTCATGAATTGATAGAAtcatttttagaaaattttttaGATGAGCCATATAATGTTCaattacaaatattaaCTTCTAGTGTTAAATTATTCTTAAAATCATCCAAAAACACTAAAGATATAATTACTaaagttttaaaaatgtcAACAGAAGAAAGTGATAATCCAGATTTAAGAGATagagcatatatatattggaGACTATTATCTAAAGATGTTGAAGcagcaaaaaaaattattttgactGAAAAACCACCAATACATGAAGACAATGTTATAACAGATactaaatttttaaataaacttatcaaaaatatttctatgCTTTCATCAATATATCATAAACTACCAGAAACTTTTATTGTTAAACGAAATAACAATgataatgatgataattctatttatgatgaaaattatgaaacaaatgatgaaaatttagattcttttgataattttaatatagcaaaaattaaaaaaaaaatggaaaaacaTAAACATGATACTAGTTCAAGCCCTAATAGAAAATCAAACCATTCTAGATCTTCTAGTCCATCTTATAATAACTCATCAGCATCAGATGATTATAAAGATGATGCATatgataataaacaaaatattgaTTTGATAGAACTTAACGAAGATGGAaatactaataataatattgacgattctaaacaaaaaaaaactccTCCCCCAGTCAAGCTAACACAAGTTTTGTCTCCTGAAGATGCTGGTGTCAAAGGTCAACGTGGTCTTTCTATAATGGCTTCCATAAATCGCCTAGAtg GAAAAATATGCTTAAAAATCGCTGTATCCAATGAGACACCAAACCCTCTCATCGTTTCTGGAGTtcaaataaacaaaaattc ATTTGGCTTATCTTCGCCTAACCCAATTGACAACTATAACATTTTCATGGAAGAGACAAAAG aaaTACTAGTGTTACTAGCCCCTAATATTTTGAACTCCAACACACCTCCCACATTTCCATTGTTTTTACAa gTTGCTATAAGAACTAATATtgacatattttattttaatgtaCCATATGATATTTTCATCGTTTTTGtcgaaaattttaatatggaaaaagatatttttaagaaaaaatggaaaCTTATTGAAGATTCGAAAGag AGCATTTTGATGGCCACAAGTCCCATCGTAATAACATCagatatattaataaagaggatgaaaattttcaatattaatttaatagcGCGAAGGGCATCAAATAATATG
- a CDS encoding eukaryotic translation initiation factor 3 subunit E, putative: MDEMQNSMLTQNDQAYFIGKVCAYLDPHMTQIIFAWLSENKVLKQDELNKQIALINEGCEKEIVSIENEFTNGNRGVILNCLDSLEIEIEEFQEAMNEYKNDQLNKIGGSVEKKSIMALREWCNTYLIDKNKTYKFSDNIDDKILKLSRYYYQKKDYQKSKQHLLLYILNISEIIINISESPKMRTCYWGIISNIINSFFLNINNDEYLFTVNDDNKTIIKEEIINEINVCVETIIKLSQLLNKEKVTKHEIILQRSWLIHWALILIFHFFMHVMYVKNIYPKNNTFSILQDWFIDEKNLSILNLICPHIIRYYCVYSIFYRNRKDHFELILNTLNLLKSKYTDSFTSLLISIFTDYNFNLAQKCISEIGQICQNDVFLFKLKPYIEEQSRFIIFETYCRIHKSINIDMLANQVNLQRDEAEKWIVNLIRNAKLDAKIDSEKNCIEISTTLPNLYQQVIDKTQNLTMRSNFLVQMLNRSSSDEHFQKYIKFKNKNEKNKNKRNKQYNNNSMYTNAGKDNAKMVTANI, encoded by the exons ATGGATGAAATGCAAAATTCTATGCTTACTCAAAATGACCAAGCATATTTTATTGGAAAAGTTTGTGCCTATCTGGACCCCCACATGACCCAGATCATTTTCGCTTGGCTCAGTGaaaataaa GTTTTGAAACAAGATGAATTGAATAAACAAATAGCACTAATAAATGAAGGATGCGAAAAAGAAATAGTTAGTATTGAAAACGAATTCACAAATGGAAACAGAGGAGTCATATTAAACTGCTTGGATAGCTTAGAAATCGAAATTGAAGAATTTCAAGAAGCAAtgaatgaatataaaaatgaccaattaaacaaaatagGAGGCTctgttgaaaaaaaaagtataatgGCATTACGAGAATGGtgtaatacatatttaatagataaaaataaaacatataaattttcagataatattgatgataaaatattaaaattaagtagatattattatcaaaaaaaagattatcaaaaaagtaaacaacatttattattatatatattaaatatttctgaaataataattaatatatcagAGTCACCAAAAATGAGAACATGCTATTGGGGAATTATtagtaatattataaatagtttttttttaaatataaataacgacgaatatttatttactgttaatgatgataataaaacaattataaaagaagaaatcataaatgaaataaatgtatGTGTAGAaactattataaaattaagtcaattattaaataaagaaaaagtaACAAAACATGAAATCATTTTACAAAGAAGTTGGTTAATACATTGGGCACTTATTTTAatctttcatttttttatgcatgtaatgtatgtaaaaaatatttatccaaaaaataatacattttcaattttacaAGACTGGTTtattgatgaaaaaaatttatcaaTTCTTAATTTAATATGCCCACATATAATCAGGTATTATTGTGtatattctatattttatcgCAACAGAAAAGACCATTTTGAGCttatattaaatacattaaatttattaaaatcaaaatatacGGATTCATTTACTTCTTTATTAATTTCAATTTTCACggattataattttaatttggCGCAAAAATGTATATCCGAAATTGGACAAATTTGCCAAAAtgatgtttttttatttaaactAAAACCATATATAGAAGAACAAAGTagatttattatattcgaAACTTATTGCCGTATTCATAAATCTATCAATATTGACATGCTAGCTAACCAAGTTAATTTACAAAGAGATGAAGCTGAAAAATGGATTGTTAATCTTATTAGAAATGCAAAATTAGATGCCAAAATTGatagtgaaaaaaattgtattgaAATATCTACTACCCTACCAAATCTTTATCAACAAGTTATTGACAAAACACAAAATTTAACAATGCGATCCAATTTTTTAGTTCAAATGTTAAACAGATCATCATCAGATGAGCATttccaaaaatatattaagtttaaaaataaaaatgaaaaaaacaaaaacaagCGAAATAAGCAATACAACAACAACTCGATGTATACAAACGCTGGAAAGGATAATGCAAAAATGGTTACTGCAAACATTTGA
- a CDS encoding palmitoyltransferase DHHC7 — MFKIKGNKKNNTLNNEVSENGDSSTSGKKKKNKNKNKNKRTDEDKKYSIDKNVLNIEKNKKDKDILDSVEINDSGNITSDDIKENYNYGKICKKQNEKNKFVHLLPVFFIFILLFGIYFIYLMYDCIPLVVRSYKKVYINYDKNRGIVKMSIFHFFLLMFLINYILSIVTPPGFIPNTEEWVFKDFGENNSNNIDNYLLEKKKTGERRFCKWCCKYKPDRAHHCRICKTCILKMDHHCPWIYNCIGYNNHKYFMLSLIYCSITTIFISLTMLNSVIEAINHNETPFNDLFLLLFGETLNSFLSLIVTCFLFFHLWLTFKNMTTIEFCEKRTNYHNQSYSKFYNKGLYKNLKEVFGESPFLWLLPINNKKDDIIYFSKGNSKEYAANNIEETIPININN; from the exons atgtttaAGATAAAagggaataaaaaaaataatacgtTGAATAATGAAGTGTCTGAGAATGGGGATTCCAGTACCAGTGGAAAGAAAAAG aaaaacaaaaacaagAATAAGAATAAACGAACTGAcgaagataaaaaatattctatagacaaaaatgttttaaacattgaaaaaaacaaaaaagataaagatatattaGATTCAGTTGAAATTAATGACTCAGGAAATATAACTAGTGATGATATAAAAGagaattataattatggaaaaatatgcaaaaaacaaaatgaaaaaaataaatttgttcaCCTTTTGCcagtattttttatatttattttattatttgggATATacttcatatatttaatg TATGATTGTATACCATTAGTTGTTAGAAGTTACAAAAAGGTGTACATAAATTATGATAAGAACAG GGGAATAGTGAAGATGTCtatttttcacttttttttgttaatgtTTCTAATAAATTACATATTATCAATAGTAACCCCCCCTGGTTTTATCCCAAATACCGAAGAGTGGGTGTTTAAAGACTTTggtgaaaataattcaaataatatagacaattatttattagaaaagaaaaaaactGGTGAAAGAAGATTTTGCAAATGGTgttgtaaatataaaccAGATAGAGCACACCATTGTCGTATTTGCAAAACgtgtattttaaaaatggatCATCATTGTCCTtggatatataattgtattggatataataatcataaatattttatgctATCCTTAATATACTGTTCGATTactactatttttatttcattaacTATGCTTAATAGTGTTATTGAAGCGATAAATCATAATGAG ACTCCTTTcaatgatttatttttgttattatttggAGAAACCCTAAACTCGTTCCTTTCTTTGATTGTTACCtgtttcttattttttcatttatg GCTTACATTTAAGAATATGACAACAATTGAATTTTGTGAAAAAAGGACAAACTACCATAACCAGTCTTACTca aaattttataataaaggtttatataaaaatttaaaggAAGTTTTTGGAGAATCACCCTTTTTATGGCTTCTTCCAATAA aCAATAAGAAAgatgatataatatatttcagtAAAGGAAACAGCAAGGAATATGCTgctaataatatagaagAGACAATACcaataaacataaataattag
- a CDS encoding F-actin-capping protein subunit alpha yields the protein MDSLLNEKKKFIRHVLSNAPPGKVFDLISNLKTIFGSNAIIQNFIEDIISKYNEDNYILIPFESDEYIIICKESKSGNLYLHPNLKILANVNHLKRKVIDTTPLTKLDHPDILEKYRVACNNKLKEYVDIYYKKWSDHQTGNYPTVNIGSKHGLNVKCASSVYASECENKYNLFLLICCDRYYLKNFHASSWRSSWNVNFLEADQEIILTGTIDVVLTYFEDANINFKTRKVFEKRVSVTNDIENFASSILSVIRECENDVLYDLNHLIANTSSDLIKNTRKIIPLNGDKFYWMETYQDIPTQIKLV from the exons ATGGACAGcttattaaatgaaaagaaaaaatttattagaCATGTATTATCAAATGCTCCACCAGGAAAAGTATTCGATTTGATATCAA acctaaaaacaatatttggATCAAATGCAATTATTCAGAATTTTATAGAAGAtattatatcaaaatataatgaagataattatattttaattccCTTTGAAAGCGATGAATAT aTTATAATTTGTAAAGAATCTAAAAGTGGAAATTTGTATCTTCACcccaatttaaaaatactaGCCAATGTTAATCATTTGAAAAGG AAAGTAATTGATACAACCCCCTTGACCAAATTGGATCACCCCGATATTTTAGAAAAGTATAG AGTAGCATGtaataacaaattaaaagagTATGTCgatatttattacaaaaaatggaGTGACCACCAAACTGGGAATTACCCAACAGTTAACATAGGATCTAAGCATGGGTTAAATGTAAAATGCGCTTCATCAGTTTATGCCTCTGaatgtgaaaataaatataatctTTTTTTACTCATATGTTGCGATAGATATTATTTGAAGAATTTTCA TGCAAGTTCATGGCGGAGCTCATGGAATGTTAACTTTTTAGAAGCAGATCAAGAGATAATTTTGACA GGTACTATTGATGTTGTTTTGACATATTTTGAAGATGCaaacataaattttaaGACACGGAAAGTGTTTGAAAAAAGGGTTTCCGTTACTAAT GATATTGAGAATTTCGCTTCAAGCATTTTATCAGTCATACGCGAATGTGAAAATGATGTGCTTTATGATTTAAACCATTTGATTGCCAATACAA GTAGCGATTTAATTAAGAATacaagaaaaataataccaTTAAATGGTGATAAGTTTTATTGGATGGAGACATATCAGGATATCCCAACTCAAATTAAGTTAGTATGA
- a CDS encoding peptidyl-prolyl cis-trans isomerase, putative: MFTLCKGYSDDEEEESNAINVVSEKTKSLEEKIAYYKMKGHSERGYITIYTNLGDFEVELYWYHSPKTCLNFYTLCEMGFYDNTIFHRVIPNFVIQGGDPTGTGKGGKSIYGEYFEDEINKELKHTGAGILSMSNNGPNTNSSQFFITLAPLPHLDGKHTIFARVSKNMTCIENIASVQTTATNKPIFDLKILRTSTAVNAD, translated from the coding sequence ATGTTTACTCTCTGTAAAGGTTATAGTGATGACGAAGAGGAGGAAAGTAATGCTATTAATGTAGTTTctgaaaaaacaaaatcattggaagaaaaaattgcttattataaaatgaaaGGACACAGTGAAAGAGGCTACAtaactatatatacaaatttagGCGATTTTGAAGTAGAATTATATTGGTACCATAGCCCCAAAACatgtttaaatttttatacattatGCGAAATGGGTTTCTATGATAATACAATATTTCATAGAGTTATACCTAATTTTGTTATACAAGGTGGTGATCCAACAGGAACGGGAAAAGGTGGAAAAAGCATATATGGTGAATATTTTGaggatgaaataaataaagaattaaaaCATACAGGAGCTGGAATATTAAGTATGTCCAATAATGGCCCCAATACAAATTCAtctcaattttttataacattaGCTCCTTTGCCTCATTTAGATGGTAAACACACAATATTTGCAAGAGTTAGCAAAAATATGACTTGTATAGAAAATATCGCCTCAGTACAAACAACTGCAACAAACAAACCAATCTTTGATTTGAAGATTTTGCGAACATCAACTGCTGTAAATGCTGACTaa
- a CDS encoding nucleolar preribosomal GTPase, putative: MVKLKKISKRRTLKQKYSIEKKVAAHKKKLKKIVKKTNIHNRRNKKKALKISDCIFKESILNNIKNVALSKKKKHKHEDDICKEINIETLDDSTINNIKYELNIEPEQNHNSPSIDIQNGTYNFQEYINSNYGIKMKLFENAKKEYYSKLNEKYLYIDNLLEVIKNTDIIFYLVDVRNPLIYLDKDIIDFIKMCKKEIIIVLNKCDLVDKEITKQWLIYFRNYYITIPFICHIKNNPQYLQKQNNQTKHINSNQQNEQRNNLIDINNNQTNISAENFYQNNTNYYIKQVLKNIVNSNIKITYGVVGYIYTGRRSFMKTILNEFNFVNSNNKQVDVNVDNNINIYTKCGLILKHHLEGIELIKKLHSLNNKEKLHFLSEFLLNLSGKNFMNFFILLNENQSGHDYQNIFSNDMDKAHKKEIKKHIISQLFLIDIAKPLVNNNINFKNVTNIFNKLFLNKIPYYVIPKSQIITPSNDQNNSTNLILEQFPNITQENIYPKVDKCILSKKNKFNTFIVIKSDKFNFYI; encoded by the coding sequence ATGGTTAaactgaaaaaaataagtaaaaGGAGAACGCtgaaacaaaaatattcaattgaaaaaaaagttgCTGCAcataaaaagaaattaaaaaaaattgtaaaaaaaacaaatattcataatcgtaggaataaaaaaaaagctttaaaaatatcagattgcatatttaaagaaagcatattaaataatataaaaaatgtagcattaagtaaaaaaaaaaaacacaaacATGAAGATGATATATGTAAAGAAATTAATATCGAAACCCTTGATGATTcaacaataaataatatcaaaTATGAACTAAATATCGAACCAGAGCAAAATCATAATTCTCCTTCCATTGATATACAAAATGGTACTTATAATTTCCAGGAATATATCAATTCAAATTatggaataaaaatgaagctatttgaaaatgcaaaaaaagaatattattctaaacttaatgaaaaatatttatatattgataatttattagaagtaataaaaaatactgacattattttttacctAGTTGATGTAAGAAAtccattaatatatttagacAAAGATATAATcgattttattaaaatgtgtaaaaaagaaattattattgttttaaataaatgtgaTTTAGtagataaagaaataacaaaacaatggttaatatattttagaaaTTACTATATAACTATTCCATTTATTTGTcatatcaaaaataatcCTCAGTATTTACAAAAGCAAAATAATCAAACCAAACATATAAACTCTAATCAACAAAATGAACAACGTAATAACCTaatagatataaataataatcaaaCCAATATTAGTGCagaaaatttttatcaaaataataccaattattatataaaacaagttttgaaaaatattgtaaattcaaatatcaaaattacATATGGAGTTGttggatatatatatacaggCAGACGAAGCTTTATGAAAACAATACTCAATGAATTCAATTTTGTAAACtctaataataaacaaGTTGATGTTAAtgttgataataatattaatatttacacTAAATGTggattaattttaaaacatcATTTAGAAGGTATtgaattaattaaaaaattacattcccttaataataaagaaaaattacattttttaagtgaatttttattaaatttaagtggaaaaaattttatgaatttttttattctattaaatgaaaatcaAAGTGGTCAtgattatcaaaatattttttcaaatgatATGGATAAAGCAcacaaaaaagaaataaaaaagcaTATCATATCtcaactttttttaatagatATAGCTAAACCGCtagtaaataataatattaattttaaaaatgttaccaacatttttaataaattatttttaaataaaataccaTATTATGTAATACCAAAATCACAAATAATTACACCCTCTAATgatcaaaataattctaCAAATTTGATACTCGAACAATTTCCTAATATCACacaagaaaatatatatccaaAAGTTGATAAATGCATtctttcaaaaaaaaataaatttaatacttttattgttataaaaAGTGACAAATTTAATTTCTATATTTGA